The following coding sequences are from one Marinitoga litoralis window:
- a CDS encoding glutamate-5-semialdehyde dehydrogenase, producing the protein MNELLEKAKKLKESSNILKTLNAKQKNKAIFEIARSIEKNKENILKANKIDVEIARKKGIKESLIDRLALNEKRINGMVDACKVVINLKDPVGEMYDSFLREDGLRISKIRVPLGIIGIIYESRPNVTLESTILSLKSGNAILLRGGSDAINSNIAIVKAIKEGLKNSEIPENAIELIENTNRDLVNEMIKLNDYLDLIIPRGGKGLIDFVVKNSTVPVLETGVGICHIYVDESADLYKSIDIIDNAKTQRPGTCNTVETVLIHKKIADKVLPELKKRLEEKNVEIRGCEKVLKFIDVKKATEEDWATEYLDLILSIKVVDDLEEAIEHIKKYSTGHSESILTENYFNAMKFVNEIDSSAVYINASTRFTDGGEFGMGAEMGISTQKMHARGPVGLKELTTYKYIIQGNYNVRD; encoded by the coding sequence ATGAATGAGTTATTGGAAAAAGCAAAAAAATTAAAAGAAAGTTCAAATATATTAAAAACATTAAATGCTAAACAAAAGAATAAAGCCATTTTTGAAATAGCTAGATCTATTGAAAAAAATAAAGAGAATATATTAAAAGCAAATAAAATTGATGTTGAGATTGCTAGGAAAAAGGGTATAAAAGAATCTTTAATAGATAGATTAGCTTTAAATGAAAAAAGAATTAATGGAATGGTAGATGCATGTAAAGTAGTAATAAATTTAAAAGATCCTGTTGGTGAAATGTATGATTCGTTTTTGAGAGAAGATGGATTGAGGATAAGTAAAATAAGAGTACCTCTAGGAATAATTGGCATAATCTATGAATCAAGGCCAAATGTAACTTTGGAATCCACTATATTATCATTAAAATCTGGAAATGCAATATTGTTAAGAGGTGGTTCTGATGCAATTAATTCTAATATTGCTATAGTAAAAGCCATAAAAGAAGGATTAAAAAATTCAGAAATACCAGAAAATGCCATAGAATTAATAGAAAATACAAATAGAGATTTAGTGAATGAAATGATCAAATTAAATGATTATTTAGATTTAATAATTCCAAGAGGCGGTAAAGGACTTATTGATTTTGTTGTAAAAAATTCAACTGTTCCAGTTTTAGAAACAGGAGTTGGTATATGTCATATTTATGTAGATGAAAGTGCAGATCTATATAAATCAATTGATATTATAGATAATGCTAAAACACAAAGGCCAGGTACATGCAATACTGTAGAGACAGTGCTAATTCATAAAAAAATAGCAGATAAAGTTCTTCCAGAGCTTAAAAAAAGACTAGAAGAAAAAAATGTTGAAATTAGAGGTTGTGAAAAAGTATTAAAATTTATTGATGTAAAAAAAGCTACAGAAGAAGACTGGGCTACAGAGTATTTGGATTTGATTTTATCTATAAAAGTTGTAGATGATTTAGAAGAAGCAATAGAACATATAAAAAAATATTCAACAGGGCATTCTGAATCAATTTTAACAGAAAATTATTTTAATGCTATGAAATTTGTTAATGAAATAGATTCTTCAGCAGTATACATTAACGCATCTACTAGATTTACTGATGGTGGAGAATTTGGTATGGGTGCAGAGATGGGGATAAGTACTCAGAAAATGCATGCTAGAGGTCCTGTTGGATTAAAAGAATTGACTACATATAAATATATTATTCAAGGTAATTATAATGTGAGGGATTAA
- the proB gene encoding glutamate 5-kinase → MEKIVIKIGSNLLIKNEKINKSFIVKLSSIISNLIEKNKKVVIVSSGAKAAGLNYLNLNPIKSLSQKQALCAIGQVQLMKIYEQAFDFYNKKIAQILLTRDDFSDRNRFINLKNTLIGLNQLNIVPIVNENDTVSVEEIKFGDNDILSAYFAIGWGADSLIILTSVDGIYDKNGEIIKEYSEKEELLKIKNTPFGTGGINSKIEAGKIASNSGVKTCICNGNNLGNIEKFLEGENPGTVFIPNNKIKNKKAWIAYLSHSKGKIYINEGAKNALLKRKSLLPVGIEKIEGKFLKGDAVNIYFNNKLIAKGIVNYSYIEMNNIIGKKTEEIQNLENYDYEEFIHADNLVLLK, encoded by the coding sequence ATGGAAAAAATAGTTATTAAAATTGGAAGTAATCTATTAATTAAAAATGAAAAAATAAATAAATCTTTTATTGTTAAATTAAGTTCAATAATTTCAAATTTAATAGAAAAAAATAAAAAGGTTGTTATTGTTTCATCTGGTGCAAAAGCAGCAGGTCTAAATTATTTGAATTTAAATCCAATTAAAAGTTTATCTCAAAAACAAGCATTATGTGCTATTGGACAGGTTCAATTAATGAAAATATATGAACAGGCTTTTGATTTTTATAATAAAAAAATTGCACAAATATTGTTAACAAGAGATGATTTTTCAGATAGAAATAGGTTTATTAATTTAAAAAATACTTTAATTGGACTGAATCAATTAAATATAGTTCCTATTGTAAATGAAAATGATACCGTATCAGTTGAAGAGATTAAATTTGGAGATAATGATATTTTATCTGCATATTTTGCAATAGGTTGGGGTGCAGATTCATTAATAATATTAACTTCTGTAGATGGAATATATGATAAAAATGGAGAAATTATAAAAGAATATAGTGAAAAAGAAGAATTATTAAAAATAAAAAATACTCCCTTTGGAACTGGAGGGATAAATTCTAAAATAGAAGCTGGAAAAATAGCGTCTAATTCTGGGGTGAAGACTTGTATTTGTAATGGAAATAATTTAGGAAATATAGAAAAATTCTTAGAAGGAGAAAATCCTGGTACTGTATTTATTCCAAATAATAAAATTAAGAATAAAAAAGCTTGGATAGCATATTTATCTCATAGTAAAGGTAAAATATATATTAATGAAGGAGCAAAAAATGCACTTTTGAAAAGGAAAAGTTTATTACCAGTAGGAATAGAAAAAATAGAAGGAAAATTTTTAAAAGGTGATGCTGTAAATATATATTTTAATAATAAACTGATAGCAAAAGGGATAGTAAATTATTCATATATAGAAATGAATAACATTATAGGTAAAAAAACAGAAGAAATACAAAATTTGGAGAACTATGATTATGAAGAGTTTATACATGCAGATAATTTAGTGTTATTAAAGTAA
- a CDS encoding citrate/2-methylcitrate synthase codes for MKLDYDVKYGLEGVAVAISSISCVDGVKGELVYRGFKIEDLVENSNFEETAYLIWFGNLPNENELDFITSMLSKKRELPENIIYMMENFPKNAHPMEVLRSIVSILGMYSNNDNSTLEDAINLTAKIPTIIAYWYRIKNNLDLIHPRDDLKHSENFLYMLFGEIPEKSELFDKSLILHMEQGMNASTFAATVTASTLSDVYSIITTAIGTLKGPLHGGANERVLNMLDEIKTKEKVENYLNSLISRNKKIMGFGHRIYKTYDPRALILKKWLSNMNEKVKYFDIAVKVEEEVLKRFESKKIYPNVDFYSGILYNYFKIPKEFFTTIFAMARIVGWTAHAMEYCKNNRIFRPRTIYNGPKNLDYKKVKEVERNG; via the coding sequence ATGAAGTTGGATTATGATGTGAAATATGGACTTGAAGGTGTAGCAGTAGCTATAAGTTCTATATCATGTGTTGATGGTGTAAAGGGTGAATTGGTATATAGAGGTTTTAAAATTGAAGACTTGGTTGAAAATTCTAATTTTGAAGAGACTGCATATTTAATTTGGTTTGGGAATTTACCAAATGAAAATGAGTTAGATTTTATAACCTCCATGTTATCTAAAAAAAGGGAATTACCGGAAAATATTATTTATATGATGGAAAATTTTCCTAAAAACGCACATCCAATGGAAGTTTTAAGAAGTATTGTGTCAATTTTAGGAATGTATTCAAATAATGATAATTCAACTTTAGAAGATGCAATAAATTTAACAGCAAAAATTCCTACAATTATAGCATATTGGTACAGAATAAAAAATAATTTAGATTTAATTCATCCAAGAGATGATTTAAAACATTCAGAAAATTTCTTATATATGTTATTTGGTGAAATTCCAGAAAAATCTGAATTATTTGATAAGAGTTTAATTTTGCATATGGAACAAGGAATGAATGCATCAACATTTGCTGCAACAGTTACAGCATCTACGTTATCTGATGTTTATTCGATTATTACAACTGCAATAGGGACATTAAAGGGGCCGTTACATGGTGGAGCAAATGAAAGAGTTTTAAACATGTTAGATGAAATAAAAACTAAAGAAAAAGTAGAAAATTATTTAAATAGCCTTATTTCAAGAAATAAAAAAATTATGGGATTTGGTCATAGAATATATAAAACTTACGATCCTAGAGCATTAATATTAAAAAAATGGTTGAGTAATATGAATGAAAAAGTTAAATATTTTGATATAGCTGTAAAAGTTGAAGAAGAGGTATTAAAAAGATTTGAAAGTAAAAAAATATATCCAAATGTAGACTTTTATTCTGGCATTTTATACAACTACTTTAAAATACCAAAAGAATTTTTTACTACTATATTTGCTATGGCAAGAATTGTAGGTTGGACTGCGCATGCAATGGAATATTGTAAGAATAATAGAATATTTAGACCAAGAACTATATATAATGGCCCAAAAAATTTGGATTATAAGAAAGTTAAGGAGGTTGAAAGAAATGGGTAA
- a CDS encoding NADH:ubiquinone reductase (Na(+)-transporting) subunit D → MSEYNKILKENVWYNNPVFVQILGICSALAVTNNLTNTFIMTIAVSLVTAFSSLTVSIIKGFIPRKVRMIVQTLIIAFYVIIVDIILRAYLPDISKSLGPYVGLIITNCIIMGRAEGFAQSNGPIISFWDGFTSGLGYLVVLMSVAFFRELLGFGTLFGIRVLPEEFMSWTIMLMAPSAFFMLAIFIWVAKGIMLRKEAK, encoded by the coding sequence ATGAGTGAATATAATAAAATATTAAAAGAAAATGTTTGGTATAATAATCCCGTTTTTGTTCAAATATTAGGTATTTGTTCAGCATTAGCTGTAACAAATAATCTTACAAACACATTTATTATGACTATAGCTGTTAGTTTAGTAACTGCTTTTTCAAGTTTAACTGTGTCAATAATAAAAGGATTTATACCAAGAAAAGTAAGAATGATAGTTCAAACATTAATAATTGCTTTTTATGTTATTATTGTAGATATTATTTTAAGGGCTTATTTGCCAGATATTAGTAAGTCATTAGGTCCATATGTAGGTTTGATTATTACTAATTGTATTATTATGGGTAGAGCAGAAGGTTTTGCTCAATCTAATGGTCCAATAATATCATTTTGGGATGGTTTTACATCAGGACTTGGTTATTTAGTTGTATTAATGTCAGTTGCATTTTTTAGAGAGTTATTAGGTTTTGGAACATTATTTGGAATTAGAGTTTTACCTGAAGAGTTTATGTCATGGACAATAATGTTAATGGCGCCTAGTGCATTTTTCATGTTAGCAATATTTATTTGGGTAGCAAAGGGTATTATGTTGAGAAAGGAGGCTAAATAA
- a CDS encoding Rnf-Nqr domain containing protein, whose amino-acid sequence MAPDISPFVLFFASIFTSNILLANFLGMCSFISVSKDITSSNGLGMAVTMVMTITTALNWIVYHKIIIPFGIEYLRYIIFIIVIAAVVQILEMLIDRLSPNLYMSLGIFLPLITVNCAILGVTLFMQLRYYTFIQSIFYGLGSGLGWWLAIMALAAIRKRVDKSPNVPAAVKGPGLTLIIIGIMAMAFIGFSGMLNVQ is encoded by the coding sequence ATGGCTCCAGATATAAGTCCATTTGTATTGTTTTTTGCATCAATATTTACTAGTAATATATTATTAGCTAATTTCTTAGGGATGTGTTCTTTTATATCTGTATCAAAAGATATAACATCTTCTAATGGTTTAGGTATGGCTGTTACAATGGTTATGACAATTACTACAGCTTTAAACTGGATAGTATATCATAAGATAATAATTCCATTTGGTATTGAATATTTAAGATATATAATATTCATTATCGTTATTGCTGCAGTAGTTCAAATTTTGGAAATGTTAATTGATAGATTATCACCTAATTTATATATGAGTTTAGGAATATTTTTACCATTAATTACAGTAAACTGTGCTATTCTTGGTGTTACATTATTTATGCAATTAAGATATTATACTTTTATACAATCAATTTTCTATGGTTTAGGTTCTGGTTTAGGATGGTGGTTAGCAATAATGGCATTAGCCGCTATTAGAAAAAGAGTAGATAAAAGTCCTAATGTTCCTGCAGCAGTAAAAGGACCTGGATTAACATTAATTATTATTGGTATAATGGCTATGGCATTTATTGGTTTTTCTGGAATGCTTAACGTACAGTGA
- a CDS encoding RnfABCDGE type electron transport complex subunit D, whose amino-acid sequence MKKSFFLKQPMMRKVLYALAPIYLFALYFYGVRLLILSVVVFAGGILTEYIMEKRVNKNVSEAVLVTSMLFVLSLPPLTPWWIALIGIVFGVLFGKEVFGGFGRNPFNPAIVGRLFIYITFPNVMTYGWMKPGGFGIDVVTTATPLKLMRDSGETIDLLKAFFGFRPGSMGESFIFLIVLAAIYLIYTKTASWKIIVSTFLSATALTYIFYFAGFINFPLEFLMSGSLLFVTVFMATDPISGPKNQKAHWYYGILIGSVTILIRTFSLFPEGTSFAVLLGNTFAPLMDELLSKKVKK is encoded by the coding sequence GTGAAAAAAAGTTTTTTCTTAAAACAACCAATGATGAGAAAAGTGTTGTATGCTTTAGCCCCAATATATTTATTTGCATTATATTTCTATGGGGTTAGATTATTGATTTTAAGTGTGGTTGTTTTTGCTGGAGGTATTTTAACAGAGTATATAATGGAAAAAAGAGTTAATAAAAATGTATCAGAAGCAGTTTTAGTAACTTCGATGCTTTTTGTATTATCTCTTCCTCCATTAACTCCATGGTGGATTGCATTAATAGGTATTGTTTTTGGTGTATTGTTTGGTAAGGAAGTATTTGGTGGATTTGGAAGGAATCCTTTTAATCCAGCTATAGTTGGAAGATTATTTATTTACATAACATTTCCAAATGTTATGACATATGGTTGGATGAAACCTGGAGGGTTTGGAATAGACGTAGTAACAACAGCTACACCGTTAAAATTAATGAGAGATTCTGGTGAAACAATAGATTTATTAAAAGCATTTTTTGGATTTAGGCCTGGATCTATGGGTGAAAGTTTTATTTTCTTAATTGTTTTAGCGGCTATTTATTTAATTTATACAAAAACAGCTAGTTGGAAAATAATAGTATCAACATTTTTAAGCGCTACTGCTTTAACTTATATTTTTTATTTTGCAGGGTTTATTAATTTCCCTCTAGAATTTTTAATGTCAGGTAGTTTATTGTTTGTTACAGTATTTATGGCAACAGATCCAATAAGTGGCCCTAAAAATCAAAAAGCTCATTGGTATTATGGAATATTAATTGGTTCAGTTACAATATTAATTAGGACATTTTCCTTGTTCCCAGAAGGAACTAGTTTTGCAGTACTATTAGGAAATACTTTTGCTCCTTTAATGGATGAATTATTATCAAAGAAGGTGAAAAAATGA
- a CDS encoding FMN-binding protein, with protein sequence MKKDSKLYVVVFTFIVSFVFVFLLALANELTKERVKINEELFQRKAILSAMGIEYNSDEEAYKFFDEKIKVKKVKDIDVYISNVNGEDVYAVIFVGNGLWSTIRGVLAVNKEFTEIVGIDFITQSETPGLGGRIEEAWFKEQFRFEKIKDGKIEMIIGGTGKGDFDHENGKFEAITGATRTSESVANMINNYLSVLKDLLGGEL encoded by the coding sequence ATGAAAAAAGATAGTAAATTATATGTTGTTGTATTCACCTTTATTGTTTCATTTGTTTTTGTATTTCTATTAGCTTTAGCTAACGAACTAACAAAAGAAAGAGTAAAAATAAATGAAGAATTATTCCAAAGAAAAGCAATATTATCTGCAATGGGTATAGAATATAATTCTGATGAAGAGGCTTATAAATTTTTTGATGAAAAAATAAAAGTTAAAAAAGTTAAAGATATTGATGTATATATATCAAATGTAAATGGTGAAGATGTATACGCTGTTATTTTCGTAGGAAATGGATTATGGAGTACTATAAGAGGAGTATTAGCAGTTAATAAGGAATTTACGGAAATAGTAGGTATTGATTTTATAACTCAAAGTGAAACTCCAGGTTTAGGAGGAAGGATTGAAGAGGCTTGGTTTAAAGAACAATTTAGATTTGAAAAGATAAAAGACGGAAAGATTGAAATGATTATTGGGGGAACTGGAAAAGGAGACTTTGACCATGAAAATGGAAAGTTTGAAGCAATAACTGGTGCAACTAGAACCTCAGAATCTGTAGCAAATATGATAAATAATTATTTATCTGTATTAAAAGACCTCCTAGGGGGTGAATTATAA
- the proC gene encoding pyrroline-5-carboxylate reductase, with amino-acid sequence MNIGIIGIGNIGSMLLETLQSKENFFYIINRTREKIKKYEKIENITICKTIKEVYVNSKYVFVAVKPQHIDEVFKEISEIENDETILISTAAGKEISEISEKSKKSNVIRIMPTVISKIGKGVTAITFNNTIEKNIRKEIVEMLKPLGKILMLDEEKFDAFTILNSSGPAFVAYILESYIEGAINIGLHAEDAKELVLKTFEGTIKFLEKENIALNELKYKVSSPGGVTIKGLYELEKKGVKGSIMKSVYEAYLKNKIL; translated from the coding sequence ATGAATATTGGAATAATTGGTATAGGTAATATTGGTAGTATGTTATTAGAAACATTACAAAGTAAAGAAAATTTTTTTTACATCATTAATAGAACAAGAGAAAAAATAAAAAAATATGAAAAGATAGAAAACATAACTATTTGTAAAACCATAAAAGAAGTATATGTAAATTCTAAATATGTTTTTGTAGCAGTAAAACCACAACATATTGATGAAGTTTTTAAAGAAATATCTGAAATTGAAAATGATGAAACTATATTAATTAGTACAGCCGCTGGAAAAGAAATATCTGAAATTTCAGAAAAGTCTAAAAAAAGTAATGTTATTCGTATTATGCCTACAGTTATATCTAAAATAGGCAAAGGTGTTACAGCTATTACTTTTAATAATACTATAGAAAAAAATATAAGAAAAGAAATAGTAGAAATGTTAAAACCTTTAGGAAAAATTTTAATGTTAGATGAGGAAAAATTCGATGCTTTTACTATTTTAAATAGTAGTGGCCCTGCTTTTGTTGCATATATTCTTGAAAGTTATATTGAAGGTGCTATAAATATAGGACTTCATGCAGAAGATGCAAAAGAATTGGTTTTAAAAACATTTGAGGGAACTATAAAATTTTTAGAAAAGGAAAATATTGCATTAAATGAATTGAAATACAAGGTTTCATCACCAGGAGGAGTAACAATTAAAGGGTTATATGAATTAGAAAAAAAAGGTGTAAAAGGATCAATAATGAAGTCTGTATATGAAGCTTATTTGAAAAATAAAATATTGTGA
- a CDS encoding 3-isopropylmalate dehydratase small subunit, with the protein MLKGKVWKFGDNISTDHIAPGRYFHLRSNLPELAKHVLEDAREDFATKVEKGDIIVGGKNFGLGSSREHAPRIIKVAGVSCVIAKSFARIFYRNSINIGLPVIEIKENEIDDINEGDELEIDTEKGIILNITQNKNYTFIPFPKFINTLLEIGGIDEYVKKYGDYGV; encoded by the coding sequence ATATTAAAGGGTAAAGTTTGGAAATTTGGAGATAATATTTCTACTGATCATATAGCACCTGGTAGATATTTTCATTTGAGATCTAATCTTCCAGAATTAGCAAAACATGTTTTAGAAGATGCAAGAGAAGATTTTGCTACGAAAGTTGAAAAAGGGGATATTATAGTTGGAGGTAAAAATTTTGGATTAGGCTCCTCAAGGGAGCATGCACCAAGAATAATAAAAGTAGCTGGAGTTTCTTGTGTAATTGCAAAATCATTTGCAAGAATTTTTTATAGAAATTCTATAAACATTGGATTACCTGTTATAGAAATAAAAGAAAATGAGATTGATGATATAAATGAAGGAGATGAATTAGAAATTGATACAGAAAAAGGTATTATACTGAATATTACACAAAATAAAAATTATACCTTTATACCATTCCCTAAATTTATAAATACATTATTAGAAATTGGTGGGATTGATGAGTATGTAAAAAAATATGGAGATTATGGAGTGTGA
- a CDS encoding NADP-dependent isocitrate dehydrogenase has protein sequence MEKINILYIEGDGIGPYIMQAAMKVWNSAIDYVFNGKKKIIWKEIYAGKKALEKFGELLPQETLDLLKEYKIGIKGPLETPVGSGYRSLNVALRQKLDLYACIRPVKYIKGIEAPVKNPENVDIIIFRENTEDVYAGIEWEEDSKESNILIDFLNKNLGVNLNKASIGIKPISEYKTKRLMRKTIKYAIENNRKKITIVHKGNIMKYTEGNFRKWCYEVAKELKDKNIEVDDIIADNMFQQLLLNPKNFDILITPNLNGDYLSDAAAAQIGGIGIVPGANIGDEIALFEPTHGTAPGIKNPEMANPTSLILSGVMMFEYMGFKEVAYLIRNSIEKTILEGYATIDIAKNKGLSAKEYAEKIIENF, from the coding sequence ATGGAAAAAATAAATATTCTATATATTGAAGGGGATGGTATTGGGCCATATATTATGCAGGCAGCAATGAAGGTGTGGAATTCAGCTATAGATTATGTGTTTAACGGAAAAAAGAAAATAATATGGAAAGAAATATACGCTGGTAAAAAAGCGTTGGAAAAATTTGGAGAACTTTTACCCCAAGAAACTTTGGATTTATTAAAAGAGTATAAGATAGGTATAAAAGGGCCATTAGAAACACCTGTTGGAAGTGGTTATAGAAGTTTAAATGTTGCTTTAAGACAAAAATTAGACTTATATGCATGTATAAGACCTGTTAAATATATAAAAGGTATAGAAGCTCCCGTAAAAAATCCGGAAAATGTTGATATTATTATATTTAGAGAAAATACTGAGGATGTATACGCTGGTATTGAATGGGAAGAAGATTCTAAAGAATCAAATATATTAATTGATTTTTTAAATAAAAATCTAGGTGTAAATTTAAATAAAGCGTCTATAGGGATAAAACCAATAAGTGAGTATAAAACTAAAAGACTAATGAGAAAAACAATTAAATATGCTATTGAAAATAATAGAAAAAAAATAACAATTGTTCATAAGGGGAATATAATGAAATATACTGAGGGTAATTTTAGAAAATGGTGTTATGAAGTTGCTAAAGAGTTAAAAGATAAAAATATAGAGGTTGATGATATTATAGCAGATAACATGTTCCAACAATTATTATTAAACCCAAAGAATTTTGATATTTTAATAACACCTAATTTAAATGGAGATTATTTATCAGATGCAGCTGCAGCGCAAATTGGAGGTATTGGTATAGTTCCAGGGGCTAATATAGGTGATGAAATAGCATTATTTGAACCAACACATGGAACAGCACCAGGAATAAAAAATCCTGAAATGGCAAATCCTACATCTTTAATATTATCAGGAGTAATGATGTTTGAATATATGGGATTTAAAGAAGTAGCATATTTAATAAGAAACTCAATTGAAAAAACTATTTTAGAAGGTTATGCGACTATAGATATTGCTAAAAATAAAGGGCTTTCAGCAAAAGAATATGCAGAAAAAATTATAGAAAATTTTTAA
- a CDS encoding 3-isopropylmalate dehydratase large subunit has translation MGKTMAEKILSFHAKKDVMPGEIITVDVDLAFVQDGTGPLTVDQFNKLNFEDVKTKSLVFIDHASPSPRKELSNTQSKLRGFCKKTSAEIFDIGEGISHQIVAEKYAKPGDVIVGADSHSCTAGALGAFATGMGSTDIALAYGLGKVWFKVPESYKIVLNGKLQKGVYAKDIILYLIGLIGADGATYKALEFSGEAIKDLSMESRLTISNMAVEAGAKVGLFPTDEKTKEYLKMQGREKDFKEIFPDKDAKYEKVIEIDISKIEPQVAFPHTVDNTRNISEVGKVKIDQVYIGTCTNGRIEDLRIVAAILKNKKKAEDLRLIIAPASKDVYLQAIKEGLIDIFIKSGATILPPGCGPCVGVHAGVPGDGEKLLSTQNRNFHGRAGNPNSEIYLSSPATAAATAINGYITDPREVF, from the coding sequence ATGGGTAAAACGATGGCTGAAAAAATATTGAGTTTTCATGCAAAAAAAGATGTAATGCCAGGTGAAATTATTACAGTAGATGTTGATTTAGCATTTGTACAAGATGGTACAGGACCTTTAACAGTAGATCAATTTAATAAATTGAATTTTGAAGATGTAAAAACAAAATCTTTGGTTTTTATAGATCATGCATCTCCTAGCCCAAGAAAAGAGTTATCTAATACTCAGAGTAAATTAAGAGGTTTTTGTAAAAAAACATCAGCAGAAATATTTGATATAGGTGAAGGAATATCACATCAAATTGTTGCGGAAAAATATGCAAAACCTGGTGATGTAATAGTAGGTGCAGATTCGCATTCCTGTACAGCAGGAGCATTAGGAGCTTTTGCTACAGGTATGGGTTCAACTGATATAGCTTTAGCATACGGATTAGGTAAAGTATGGTTTAAAGTCCCAGAAAGTTATAAGATTGTTTTAAATGGAAAGTTGCAAAAAGGAGTATATGCTAAGGATATAATATTATATTTAATCGGTTTAATAGGTGCAGATGGAGCAACATATAAAGCATTAGAGTTTTCGGGAGAAGCTATAAAAGATTTAAGTATGGAATCGAGATTGACAATATCTAATATGGCAGTAGAAGCTGGAGCAAAAGTTGGATTATTTCCTACAGATGAAAAAACAAAAGAATATTTGAAAATGCAAGGTAGAGAAAAAGATTTTAAAGAAATATTTCCAGATAAAGATGCAAAGTATGAAAAAGTTATTGAAATTGATATTTCAAAGATAGAACCACAAGTTGCTTTCCCTCATACAGTTGATAATACTAGGAATATAAGTGAAGTTGGTAAAGTGAAAATAGATCAAGTATATATTGGTACATGTACAAATGGAAGAATAGAAGATTTAAGAATTGTCGCAGCTATACTAAAAAATAAAAAGAAAGCGGAAGATTTAAGATTAATAATTGCACCAGCTTCAAAGGATGTATATTTGCAAGCAATTAAAGAAGGGTTAATAGATATATTTATTAAATCTGGTGCTACAATATTGCCACCTGGTTGTGGACCATGTGTTGGAGTTCATGCTGGAGTTCCTGGAGATGGAGAAAAATTATTATCTACACAGAATAGGAATTTTCATGGTCGAGCCGGTAACCCAAACAGTGAAATATATTTATCATCACCAGCAACTGCAGCAGCAACTGCAATTAATGGATATATTACTGATCCAAGGGAGGTGTTTTAA